GATCTCCAGACGGTCCTCGACGCTGTGGTCCGGCCCGGTTCGAAGGCCGTGCTCACAGGTCACAGCATGGGCGGGATGAGCATCATCGCGTGGGCCGAGAAGTACCCGGAGAACGTCGGCCGCACGGTCGCAGGCGTGCTGCTCGCGAGCACCGGCACCGACCGGCTGGTCGCGGACTCGGCGATCGTGCCGCTGCCGCAACGCTTCCCGCGGGTGCCGGTGCCCGTCGCGAGCCGGCTCATGGGTGCGACCGTCCCGTTGGCGGCGTCCCCGGTGACGACGCGGGCCCTGCGCTACGTGGCCCTGTCGCCCGGTGCGAGCGCCGCCGAGGTGCAGTTCTGCGAGAAGATCGTGCTCGGCTGCCCGCCGCGCACGCGGGGCGGCTGGGGCAGGGCCCTGAGTGCCCTCGACATCCGTGAGGGTCTGCGCAATCTCACCGTGCCGACGACGGTGCTGGTCGGAACCGCCGACCGTCTCACCCCGCCTGTCCACGCCCGGCGTCTCGCCGAGGAACTCGACCGTGCGGGCAACCTCGAACGTTTCGTGGTGCTCGACGGCATCGGCCACATGAGCTCGGTCGAAGCGATCGACCGGTTCGACGAGGAGCTCGCGCACCTTGTCGAACGAGCCGGTGTGCCCGTCGGCTGAGCCGATCACCCACGCACGAAAGACCGGTCCATCCGCTCGCGGGTGGACCGGTTTCGGCTCGGGGGATCTACCGGAAGACGACGGTCTTACTGTCGTGCACCAGCACCCGATCCTCGAGGTGCCAGCGCAGACCGCGCGAGAGGACCAGCTTCTCGACGTCGCGGCCCTGACGGACCATGTCGCTGACGCTGTCGCTGTGACTGACGCGGATGACGTCCTGCTCGATGATCGGGCCCGCGTCGAGTTCGGCGGTGACGTAGTGGCAGGTCGCGCCGATGAGCTTCACGCCGCGCGTGAAGGCCTGGTGGTAGGGCCGTGCGCCGATGAACGACGGCAGGAAACTGTGGTGGATGTTGATCGCGCGGCCGGCCCAGTGCTCGCACAGTTCCTCCGGGAGCACCTGCATGAACCGGGCGAGGACCACCGCGTGCGGGTCGTGGGCGTCGACGAGCTTGCGGACCTGCTCGAAAGCCGGTCCGCGCTCGGCGGGATCCTTCGGGAACGACACGTAGTGGAAGGTGATGCCGTGTCGCTGCGCGACCGGTTCGAGATCGCGATGGTTGCCGATGACCGCGCAGATCTCGGCGTCGAGTTCCCCTGCGGCGACCCGTCCGAGGATGTCGTGCAGGCAGTGCCCTTCCTTGCTGACGAGCAGCACGACGCGCTTGCGCTTGCCGGTGTCGGAGAGCGTCCATTCGGTCTGCGGGCCGATGTCGGCGGCGACGCTCGCGAACTTCTCGCGCAGCTCGTCGAGTCCGAACGGGATCGACGACGCCCGGACGGCCTGCCGGGTGAAGAACCAACCGGTGTCTTGATCGGCGTGGTAGGCCGCCTCGACGATCGAACCACCGACCTCCGCGAGGAAGGTCGCGATGCGGGCGACGATCCCGGTGGTGTCCGGGCAGCCCAGGGTCAGAACGTAACGTCGATCGTCGGCGGATGAGGCGAGCGTCATGCCCCGATTCTCTCAGGTGACACACGGCGTCCTACTTCCGGTCGGCCCTGCTCCCGGTAGACCCTCTCTCCGGTCGTCAGCCCGAGACCGGAGGACGTCGAACCGTACCCGTGGCGACGAGAGTGGTCGCATCGATCGTGCGCAGTCCGCGTGCGGTGACCTCCTCGGCGATCTGCTGCCGCACCGACGCCACCTGCCCGGAGTCGAGCCCGGTCAGCACCGCGCGCAAACCGGTGCCCGTTACGAGCGACCAGCACAACTCCTCCGTCGCCGGAAGGAGATTCGACAGGGTGCGGACCTCCACGGAATCGGTTCCGGCGTCCGCGAGCCACGCCTCGAGTGTGTCCGGAGTGTCGATCCGGTGCAGGGGTGTGCGGTCGCGCAGGACGCCGCGCTCGCGCAGCCCGGGGGAGTAGCGCGACGCGACATCGAACACGATCGACGAGAACTCCTCCATCGCGCCGCGTCGCCAGACCGTCACGCCGGCGCGTCCGCCCTGCCTCACGAGCGAGACCAGACGCCAGAAGGTTCGGTCCATGTCCGGGAGGAAGAACACCCCGTAGGAGATCGACAGCACGTCGTAGCCGGCGTCGGGTACGTCCGACGGTGCCTCCCACTGCGAGGCGTCCGCACAGACGAATTCGATGTTCTTCAGGCCGCGGCGTTCCGCGGTCAGGCGGCCGTGTTCGAGCATCTC
This window of the Rhodococcus pyridinivorans genome carries:
- a CDS encoding alpha/beta fold hydrolase is translated as MRKPSPTASIAAGSIVLAAAATTAVLVRRRRRTVVRTEDVAPHELLREPELEPEILDVRADDGARLNVLAYGDADAPVLVFCHGWTCNAAYWTPQINAFAENYRVVVYDQRGHGDSEAGARTLGADVLADDLQTVLDAVVRPGSKAVLTGHSMGGMSIIAWAEKYPENVGRTVAGVLLASTGTDRLVADSAIVPLPQRFPRVPVPVASRLMGATVPLAASPVTTRALRYVALSPGASAAEVQFCEKIVLGCPPRTRGGWGRALSALDIREGLRNLTVPTTVLVGTADRLTPPVHARRLAEELDRAGNLERFVVLDGIGHMSSVEAIDRFDEELAHLVERAGVPVG
- the purU gene encoding formyltetrahydrofolate deformylase, giving the protein MTLASSADDRRYVLTLGCPDTTGIVARIATFLAEVGGSIVEAAYHADQDTGWFFTRQAVRASSIPFGLDELREKFASVAADIGPQTEWTLSDTGKRKRVVLLVSKEGHCLHDILGRVAAGELDAEICAVIGNHRDLEPVAQRHGITFHYVSFPKDPAERGPAFEQVRKLVDAHDPHAVVLARFMQVLPEELCEHWAGRAINIHHSFLPSFIGARPYHQAFTRGVKLIGATCHYVTAELDAGPIIEQDVIRVSHSDSVSDMVRQGRDVEKLVLSRGLRWHLEDRVLVHDSKTVVFR
- a CDS encoding class I SAM-dependent methyltransferase, with amino-acid sequence MNDDPENPWADSAETARTFDAASGDFDELTPTVWGPAGQALVFQLGVAPDEAVLDACCGTGSSALPAAAAVGPEGLVHGVDVADEMLEHGRLTAERRGLKNIEFVCADASQWEAPSDVPDAGYDVLSISYGVFFLPDMDRTFWRLVSLVRQGGRAGVTVWRRGAMEEFSSIVFDVASRYSPGLRERGVLRDRTPLHRIDTPDTLEAWLADAGTDSVEVRTLSNLLPATEELCWSLVTGTGLRAVLTGLDSGQVASVRQQIAEEVTARGLRTIDATTLVATGTVRRPPVSG